One Neoarius graeffei isolate fNeoGra1 chromosome 16, fNeoGra1.pri, whole genome shotgun sequence DNA segment encodes these proteins:
- the LOC132899885 gene encoding uncharacterized protein LOC132899885: MSSKRLARQIYTKEWKRARREVLNVRALVRAQLDAGDAANRAEESARDAASREEQAARDAARTGQALQEAEQQHNGPQHMPEIQPAEIEEQPEFMAEPTSSVSSSEQDSSSPSTHVSPAPSRRTLEESYIEEQTSSDPVEGMTHGEEEGASGMAAVIRLLEERKRLLLRTTDDTKRTMEEHMGLMTRRIEAMERRMEAMERRMEGMERKSETLEAAVVSNPPQPPLQEDVLLGLCSTVEELDRSLAQPERRNQMKRFLESLGGANPGAAIRHILRQVATNNVLAQYSLRGRRAKKPFQNLTLCKIITEACMQNFPGKKVADIEECTGHALKFAPHRRSAGPQD, from the exons ATGAGTTCAAAGAGGTTGGCCAGACAGATCTACACAAAGGAATGGAAGAGGGCGCGGCGAGAGGTGTTGAATGTGCGAGCACTGGTGCGTGCCCAGCTGGATGCAGGAGATGCAGCAAACAGAGCAGAGGAGTCTGCACGAGATGCAGCAAGCAGGGAAGAGCAGGCTGCACGAGACGCAGCAAGGACAGGCCAGGCTCTGCAAGAAGCAGAGCAACAACATAATGGACCTCAACACATGCCAGAGATACAACCGGCAGAGATTGAAGAACAGCCTGAGTTCATGGCAGAGCCAACAAGTTCGGTCAGCAGctcggagcaggacagcagcagtCCCTCAACCCATGTCAGTCCAGCACCCAGCCGTCGGACATTGGAAGAGTCGTACATTGAGGAACAAACATCATCCGACCCAGTTGAGG GAATGACCCATggcgaagaggagggggcttcagGCATGGCTGCCGTAATAAGGC TCCTGGAGGAAAGAAAGAGGCTCCTATTGAGGACGACGGATGACACAAAAAGAA CCATGGAAGAGCACATGGGGCTAATGACTAGGAGAATAGAGGCTATGGAGAGGAGGATGGAGGCTATGGAAAGGAGGATGGAGGGTATGGAGAGGAAGTCAGAGACATTGGAGGCTGCTGTGGTCTCGAACCCGCCTCAGCCTCCTCTGCAGGAAGATGTGCTGTTGGGCCTATGCAGCACAGTGGAGGAGCTAGACAGGAGTCTGGCTCAACCAGAAAGAaggaaccaaatg aaacgtTTCCTTGAAAGCCTGGGAGGGGCGAATCCGGGGGCAGCCATTCGTCACATTCTACGCCAGGTGGCTACCAACAATGTCCTGGCGCAGTACagcctgagggggaggagagcaAAAAAGCCTTTCCAGAACTTAACCCTTTGCAAAATTATAACGG AGGCCTGCATGCAGAACTTCCCTGGCAAGAAGGTAGCTGATATTGAGGAGTGCACTGGGCATGCACTGAAGTTTGCACCACACAGACG GTCAGCTGGTCCTCAAGATTGA